A stretch of Clostridium estertheticum DNA encodes these proteins:
- a CDS encoding helix-turn-helix transcriptional regulator: protein MKNRIKELRERRNLTQEDLAKLLETSRQTIISLEKGKYNPSIILAYKISKVFNKIIEEIFIFE, encoded by the coding sequence ATGAAAAATCGTATAAAAGAATTAAGAGAGAGAAGAAACTTAACACAAGAAGATTTAGCAAAATTATTAGAAACTTCAAGACAAACTATAATATCACTAGAAAAAGGAAAATATAATCCCTCTATTATACTCGCTTACAAAATATCAAAAGTATTTAATAAAATAATTGAAGAAATATTTATTTTTGAATAG